The sequence TTCTCTTTTAAATGACTTAACTCTTCAGCTATTAATTTTTTAAATTCTTCATCTTTTTCTTCCAAATAATATTTTGAGTTTTCTTCAATCTCTTTTATTGTTTCTTTATATTGTTTGTATTTTACAACTGTTTTAGAAATATCAGCATGGATTTTTGCATACTCCTGAAACTTGGATTGATGGGCAATAATATTTGGATCAGAAAGCGCTTTATTTAATTCTTCATATCTTTTTTCTAATTCTTCTAATTTTTTAATCATTCTTAACTACTTCAGACTTTATTTTTTTGTTATCTTCAGGTAAAACACCTTTTAATGCTTCTATGGCTACCTCAATTTGAGCGTTGTCCGGTTCACTGGTAGTCAGTTTTTGAAACCATAATCCGGGCATCACTGCCCATTTTATCAATGTTTTACTCATGTTTTTTGCCGATAATTTTAAGATCTCATAGGATAGTCCGGCTATTATGGGAATGATAGAAACCCGATAGGCTATCCTTAAAAGCAAAGTTTGCTTCCCCAATAAAGAAAAAACCAAAATACTCATGACTAAAACAATAAAAATAAAACTCGTGCCGCATCGTGGGTGCAGAGTACTATATTTTTTCACATTATTTACATTCAGTTCCTCACCAGCTTCATAAGTATATATGACCTTGTGTTCTGCTCCATGGTATTCAAATACCCTTCTTATATCTTTTATTTTTGAGATAAAAAATAAGTAGGTAATAAATATACTAATTCTTAATAATCCTTCAAACAAATTATAAACAATAATATTGGATAGATAAGTATCTAAATATCGAGCTATTGCAGTAGGTAAAGCGATGAAAAACACTATAAACAAGGCAAAAGCAATTACAATGGTAAAAAACATTTCAAGGCTATTTATTTTCTCTTCTTCTCCGGTTGCCTGTTCCGCTGAATAAGTTAATGCCTTCAAGCCAAGGACTAAAGACTCAATTAAATTAATCACTCCTCTAAAAATAGGCCATTTTAGAAATTTTAACTTATCGGATAAGGTACTTAATTTACCTATTTTTAAAATAATCTCTTTGTCTGGCTTACGGACAGCAATGGCATACTTTAAAGGAGATCTCATCATCACTCCTTCAATGACCGCTTGACCTCCATAATTACAATCAGCATTTTTCATGATTATCCCTTTCTCCTTCTTTTTTATTTTTATGCCAGGGTTTACCACAGGATAATACTCCTTCGGGGCAAGGTCCTAAAATACAAGGCGGACCAGCATTTTCAAATATAGTAGGTGCAATACTTTTAACTTCTTTCAACATATTTATAGCCACTTCTCTGATCTCCCATTGTGCCCGATTACAACATCTTAGCTCGAAGATATGCAATAATTCCCGGGCATTTACGGTGATGATCATCTTGGTGGAAACCGCTTGAGGTAAAATATATCTCGCATCTTCTGCCTCTATATGATCATCTAATAATAACTGATAAACGTCCTCCATTTTTTTTATAGTATCCCTATATGCTTTAGCTAATTTTTTATCCTTCTCGATAGATTTTGGAATGATGTATGCAAAGTTTTTCTTATTTATTTTAACATATCTTTGACTTTGTTGGGAAAAAGAAGCCAGTCGATGCCGTACTAATTGATGGGAAGTAACTCTGGAAATTTCTTCTATAGCGAAAGTAAAGGTAGCATGCTCCAAAACAGAATAATGTCCCAATTTCATTATCTTTTTAACTAATTTTTTTATTGATTCCTCATTAAGTTTTTCTTCCAAATCTTCAATGCTCAATGCAGAATAGCACAATCTTGCTGACTGAGCTACTATTTTTTCAGGATCTTTGGTATAATTTATCAACCTAACTTTCATAGAAATAATCTCCATTTGGTTAGTTAGTTACTTGTTTAACTGGTTAATTAATTTAATCAAAAAGGTAAAGTCAAAATTCAAAATAGATTAATATTTCATACCTATTCTGGAATTTACGTTCTTAACCTGATAGGCGATACTTAATACGATTTTACTCCTTTGGTACGGTATGACATTTCCGACATCTTGCCTCATATCTTTCTTTGGCGCCAATTAATATGATCGGGTCACTATATTTAGCCGGTTGACCATTTACCAATCTTTGAGTTCTGGAAGCTGTATTACCGCAGACCATGCAGATAGCTTGCAACTTATCTATATATTCTGCTATTGCCAGTAATTTCGGGATTGGACCAAAGGGTTCACCTCTAAAATCCTGATCCAGGCCAGCAATAATTACCCTTTTCCCCTGGTCAGCCAATTTTTGACAAACTGATACAATGTCATCCTTATAAAATTGGGCTTCATCAATAGCGATAACTTCGGTATCCTGTTCTATTCTTTCCAGAATTTCTTTTGGTTCGCTAATATTGATAGCTTCAACTTTAGTGCCATTATGCGAGTAGATATACTGCACTGCATATCGGTTATCAATAGTCGGTTTAAATATTTGAATCTTCTTTTTGGCAATTTGAACCCTGCGAACTCTTCTTATTAATTCCTCGCTCTTTCCGCTAAACATACTCCCGCATATGACTTCAATCGAACCCTCATTTTTAATCTTGGGCATTTCTTTCCTCCTCACCATCGTAAATTAGTGAATCATAAATATTTAGTGGTTAAAAATGTAATTCTCTTTTCGTATATCGATAAAGTAATATAAAAAAACAGAGCTTTTTAAAAGCTCTGTTTTTTTATATTTAAAATGATTCTTCATTTTATTACCAATATTTTGAACTAATATCTTTTTCTCATTCATATTCTTAATCTTGTAATCATTCATCAAAAATTTGTTCTATTTATTTTTTAAGGGAATATCTATTTTGAAAATCATTTAAATATTTTGGGTCTGTATCTTAGCTAATTATCGCTATCTTCCTCATTTTCTAAATTGTATTTCCTATTAAATCTTTCAACTCTTCCTGCAGTATCGATTATCTTTTGCTTACCGGTAAAAAAGGGATGACAGGCAGAACATATTTCTACTTTCATAATTTTTTTGGTAGAACCGGTTTCAAAACTGTTTCCGCATGCACAGCTGATAATTGCCTTTTCGTATTTTGGGTGAATGTCTTTTTTCATTTTTTCCTTCCTT comes from Candidatus Atribacteria bacterium and encodes:
- a CDS encoding DUF1385 domain-containing protein yields the protein MKNADCNYGGQAVIEGVMMRSPLKYAIAVRKPDKEIILKIGKLSTLSDKLKFLKWPIFRGVINLIESLVLGLKALTYSAEQATGEEEKINSLEMFFTIVIAFALFIVFFIALPTAIARYLDTYLSNIIVYNLFEGLLRISIFITYLFFISKIKDIRRVFEYHGAEHKVIYTYEAGEELNVNNVKKYSTLHPRCGTSFIFIVLVMSILVFSLLGKQTLLLRIAYRVSIIPIIAGLSYEILKLSAKNMSKTLIKWAVMPGLWFQKLTTSEPDNAQIEVAIEALKGVLPEDNKKIKSEVVKND
- a CDS encoding FAD-dependent thymidylate synthase produces the protein MKVRLINYTKDPEKIVAQSARLCYSALSIEDLEEKLNEESIKKLVKKIMKLGHYSVLEHATFTFAIEEISRVTSHQLVRHRLASFSQQSQRYVKINKKNFAYIIPKSIEKDKKLAKAYRDTIKKMEDVYQLLLDDHIEAEDARYILPQAVSTKMIITVNARELLHIFELRCCNRAQWEIREVAINMLKEVKSIAPTIFENAGPPCILGPCPEGVLSCGKPWHKNKKEGERDNHEKC
- a CDS encoding thymidine kinase, whose protein sequence is MPKIKNEGSIEVICGSMFSGKSEELIRRVRRVQIAKKKIQIFKPTIDNRYAVQYIYSHNGTKVEAINISEPKEILERIEQDTEVIAIDEAQFYKDDIVSVCQKLADQGKRVIIAGLDQDFRGEPFGPIPKLLAIAEYIDKLQAICMVCGNTASRTQRLVNGQPAKYSDPIILIGAKERYEARCRKCHTVPKE
- a CDS encoding 50S ribosomal protein L31, whose product is MKKDIHPKYEKAIISCACGNSFETGSTKKIMKVEICSACHPFFTGKQKIIDTAGRVERFNRKYNLENEEDSDN